Sequence from the Coleofasciculaceae cyanobacterium genome:
GTGATGATGACTAATGGGCCGAGTGCCGAGATTGGGCAGATTCTCGATGTTGATATTCCTCGTCCCCGCAAGCGGATGGAAGTGGTCGAACATCCCAGCTACTATAGTCTGCGTAGTGAGATGATTTATTTTCTCAATCAACAAAAACGACTCAAGCAACTACGGGCAAGAAAAACAAGTGCGATCGCTCGTCACGGTTTAGAAAAAGTCAACTTAGAAATCGGCTTTGTTCCTCTGACCGCTTGCGCCCCCTTAGCTGTAGCCCAAGAAAAAGGCTTTTTTACCAAACACGGTTTAGATGAAGTAACTTTAGTGCGGGAAACCAGTTGGCGAGGTATTGTCGATGGTCTAGTTGGCAGTTATGTCGATGCAGCCCAGATGCCTTCAGGAATGCCTCTGTGGTTAACTTTAGGAGGTCACAAGGAAAAGCCTGTTTCCGTAGTTAGTGCCTTGACTATGACCCGTAACGGCAATGGTATTACTCTAGATAAACGCTTTTATAACCAGGGAGTTAGGGAATTAGCAGATTTTAAAGAATTTATCCTCAAAACCCAAGATAAACGCCATATTCTAGGAGTGGTTCATCCTTCATCTATGCACAACTTACTGCTGCGCTACTGGTTAGCGGCAGGGGGAATCGACCCCGATCTTGATGTGGAACTGCAAAATATTCCTCCTGCACAAATGATCGTCGATTTACAAAACGGCACTATTGATGGTTACTGCGTGGGCGAACCTTGGAACTTCCGTGCCGCTGCCGAAGGAGTTGGTTTCACTATTGCCACCGACTTAGAAATTTGGCAGGGACATCCAGGTAAAGTTTTAGGAGTACGGGAAGATTGGGCAAATGCCTATCCTAATACCCATATTGCTCTGGTTAAGGCTTTATTAGAAGCTTGCCATTACTGTGCCGATCCTAACAATGCGCTGGAAATTGAGCAGATACTATCTCAACGCAAGTATGTAGGGACTTCGGTTGAATATATTCATCTTGGTAATCCCGATCGAGTTACTTGCGATCTACAAATGCCACTACGCGAGTATGCCCATCACCTATTTTATGGTGATGGAGTCAATCGCCCCAGTCGTACCGAACACCTGTGGCACATGACTCAATTAGCACGATGGGGACACACACCCTTTCCCCGCAACTGGTTAGAAATCCTGGAGAGAACCTGTCGCGTCAACGTCTTCAGTACCGCCGCTAGAGAGCTTGGCTTACTCGATACTAAATACAATCGCGGCAAAATCAAACTTTTTGATGGCACTCAATTTGATGCTGATGATCCAGTTGCCTATCTCAATAGTCTCAAAATTAAAAGAGACTTTAGCATCGCCGAAATTGTCTTAGATTCCCATTCCACTGCTGCCTAAAATTCTCATTCAACCAACGAATAATAATAGACCAATGCACA
This genomic interval carries:
- a CDS encoding ABC transporter substrate-binding protein, translating into MGRAIKEHIDLVGLRPHADKEPGMLSGGQKQRVAIARALAIRPKLLLLDEPFGALDALTRGNLQEQLMRICEESQVTAVMVTHDVDEAVLLSDRIVMMTNGPSAEIGQILDVDIPRPRKRMEVVEHPSYYSLRSEMIYFLNQQKRLKQLRARKTSAIARHGLEKVNLEIGFVPLTACAPLAVAQEKGFFTKHGLDEVTLVRETSWRGIVDGLVGSYVDAAQMPSGMPLWLTLGGHKEKPVSVVSALTMTRNGNGITLDKRFYNQGVRELADFKEFILKTQDKRHILGVVHPSSMHNLLLRYWLAAGGIDPDLDVELQNIPPAQMIVDLQNGTIDGYCVGEPWNFRAAAEGVGFTIATDLEIWQGHPGKVLGVREDWANAYPNTHIALVKALLEACHYCADPNNALEIEQILSQRKYVGTSVEYIHLGNPDRVTCDLQMPLREYAHHLFYGDGVNRPSRTEHLWHMTQLARWGHTPFPRNWLEILERTCRVNVFSTAARELGLLDTKYNRGKIKLFDGTQFDADDPVAYLNSLKIKRDFSIAEIVLDSHSTAA